In a single window of the Pseudomonas oryzihabitans genome:
- a CDS encoding ATP-binding protein, whose product MFSLPVQWLSANRQNLGRLVLIRVLVLAAQAGSVGIARLSGIVQLPWTALAITLGVSAVLCLFAALRLTRPWPVTEQEYAAHLGCDLAIHSALLYFAGGPTNPFASYYLVPLTIAAATLPWLYTLVLAALTLVVFSLMLLSYEPLHLLVANDGAVLSYGMWLSFALSAAVITLFVARMATALREQENLQAQRREQAMRDQQLLAVATQAAGAAHELGTPLSTMSVLLKELQQEHADQPTLSEDLALLQVQVGQCKQTLQQLVRAAEADRRQTVQEQTAVEWLEATMDRWHLMRPEATYRFEVVSLGTPPRLTPPVELTQALLNLLNNAADACPEDLAIRLHWDARELCLSIRDHGAGVPLAIAEQLGKPFFTTKGKGFGLGLFLSQASVTRAGGTVKLYNHEEGGTLTELRLPRHYALA is encoded by the coding sequence TGGGCATCGCTCGGCTGTCGGGCATCGTCCAGCTGCCCTGGACGGCCCTGGCCATCACCCTGGGCGTCTCCGCGGTACTCTGCCTGTTCGCCGCCCTGCGACTGACCCGCCCCTGGCCGGTCACCGAGCAGGAATATGCCGCGCACCTGGGCTGTGACCTGGCCATCCACAGTGCGCTGCTGTATTTCGCCGGCGGGCCGACCAACCCCTTCGCCTCCTATTACCTGGTGCCCCTGACCATCGCCGCGGCCACATTGCCCTGGCTCTACACCCTGGTATTGGCGGCCCTGACCCTGGTGGTCTTCTCGCTGATGCTGCTCTCCTATGAGCCGCTGCATCTGCTGGTGGCCAACGATGGCGCGGTGCTGAGCTACGGCATGTGGCTGAGCTTCGCGCTGTCCGCCGCCGTCATCACCCTGTTCGTCGCGCGGATGGCCACTGCCCTGCGTGAGCAGGAGAACCTGCAGGCCCAACGCCGCGAGCAGGCCATGCGCGACCAGCAGTTGCTGGCGGTCGCCACCCAGGCAGCCGGTGCCGCCCATGAACTGGGTACCCCGCTGTCCACCATGAGCGTGCTGCTCAAGGAATTGCAGCAGGAGCACGCCGATCAGCCGACCCTGAGCGAGGACCTGGCGCTGTTGCAGGTGCAGGTCGGGCAATGCAAGCAGACCCTGCAGCAACTGGTGCGCGCCGCCGAGGCCGACCGGCGCCAGACCGTGCAGGAGCAGACCGCGGTGGAATGGCTGGAGGCGACCATGGATCGCTGGCACCTGATGCGGCCGGAAGCCACCTATCGCTTCGAGGTGGTCAGCCTGGGCACGCCGCCACGCCTGACGCCGCCGGTCGAACTTACCCAGGCACTGCTGAATCTACTCAACAATGCCGCCGATGCTTGCCCGGAAGACCTGGCCATCCGCCTGCACTGGGATGCTCGCGAGCTGTGCCTGTCGATTCGTGACCACGGGGCCGGAGTGCCCCTTGCCATCGCCGAGCAGCTTGGCAAGCCCTTCTTCACCACCAAGGGCAAGGGCTTCGGGCTGGGGCTGTTCCTCAGCCAGGCCAGCGTCACCCGTGCTGGTGGCACGGTGAAGCTCTACAATCACGAAGAAGGCGGCACCCTGACCGAATTGCGCCTGCCGCGGCACTACGCCTTGGCGTGA
- a CDS encoding response regulator transcription factor: MTDDLNSGFDDQPHILLVDDDPTFTRVMARAMDRRGLRVSIADSAEEGLQLAKDDLPDYAVLDLKMEGDSGLVLLPKLLELHPEMRVVLLTGYSSIATAVEAIKRGATNYLCKPADADDVLAALLAQHADLDTLVPDNPMSVDRLQWEHIQRVLAEHEGNISATARALGMHRRTLQRKLQKRPVRR, from the coding sequence ATGACTGACGACCTCAACAGTGGTTTCGACGACCAGCCCCACATCCTGCTGGTGGACGATGACCCCACCTTCACCCGGGTCATGGCCCGGGCCATGGATCGCCGTGGTCTGCGGGTATCCATCGCCGACAGCGCCGAGGAAGGCCTGCAATTGGCCAAGGACGACCTGCCGGACTACGCGGTGCTCGACCTGAAGATGGAAGGCGACTCCGGCCTGGTGCTGCTGCCCAAGCTGTTGGAACTGCATCCGGAGATGCGCGTGGTCTTGCTGACCGGCTATTCCAGCATCGCCACCGCCGTGGAAGCCATCAAGCGCGGCGCCACCAACTACCTGTGCAAGCCGGCCGATGCCGACGATGTCCTGGCCGCCTTGCTCGCCCAGCACGCCGACCTCGACACCCTGGTGCCGGACAATCCCATGTCGGTGGACCGCCTGCAGTGGGAGCACATCCAGCGGGTGCTGGCCGAGCACGAAGGCAACATCTCGGCGACTGCCCGTGCCCTGGGCATGCACCGCCGGACCCTGCAGCGCAAGCTGCAGAAGCGCCCCGTACGCCGCTGA
- a CDS encoding ABC transporter ATP-binding protein/permease, producing the protein MSESAVPVPSVYGASRGHFLARVWALITPYWRSEEKGKAWLLLSVVIALSLAGVGLSVALNTWYRYFYDALQNRDLAAFIRLMLYFCGLATTAILLAVYRLYLTQALTINWRRWLTEKHFGLWLSDRNYYHLEREGGADNPDQRLTEDIRDFAETTLTLGLGFIRTVVSLVSFSVILFGISGDITLFGITIPAYMFWAALIYATIGTWLTHLIGRRLIGLYNQQQRYEADLRFGLIRVREKAESVALFRGEANEQQRLLERFGYVWGNYHLLMNYTKRLTFFTAGYSQIAIVAGFVLAAPRYFSGKIQLGDLMQINSAFGNVQESLSWFVDAYVSLASWRAISDRLLTFRETMAELGQESEVLVPRTGDQDLLLESLTLSAAGRLLLHPTDLRIARGEHLLIEGASGSGKSTLLRALAGLWRQGQGDIAVPAGRQLFLPQQPYLPIGSLREALAYPQAADAYSDARLTEVLQLCRLEHLLEHLDETRHWERTLSPGEQQRVALARALLYAPEWLFLDEASSALNEADERLLYERLLAENPGLTLVSVGHRPSLRAYHRRHLLLEDQELRPRAVVDVS; encoded by the coding sequence ATGTCCGAATCCGCCGTACCCGTACCCTCCGTCTATGGAGCTTCCCGCGGGCATTTTCTTGCCCGTGTCTGGGCCCTGATCACCCCCTACTGGCGCAGTGAGGAGAAGGGCAAGGCCTGGCTTCTGCTGTCCGTGGTCATCGCCCTGTCCCTGGCCGGAGTAGGCCTGTCGGTGGCCCTCAATACCTGGTATCGCTATTTCTACGATGCCCTGCAGAATCGTGATCTCGCCGCCTTCATCCGCCTGATGCTGTATTTCTGCGGCCTGGCGACCACGGCCATCCTGCTGGCGGTGTACCGGCTGTACCTGACCCAGGCGCTGACCATCAACTGGCGCCGCTGGCTGACCGAAAAGCACTTCGGGCTCTGGCTGTCCGATCGCAACTACTATCATCTCGAACGCGAAGGCGGCGCGGACAACCCCGACCAGCGCCTCACCGAAGACATCCGCGACTTCGCCGAAACCACCCTGACCCTAGGACTTGGTTTCATCCGTACCGTGGTCAGCCTGGTGTCCTTCAGCGTCATCCTGTTCGGCATTTCCGGCGACATCACCCTGTTTGGCATCACCATTCCGGCCTACATGTTCTGGGCCGCGCTGATCTACGCCACCATCGGCACCTGGCTGACCCATCTCATCGGTCGACGGCTGATCGGCCTGTACAACCAGCAGCAGCGCTACGAAGCCGATCTGCGTTTCGGTCTGATCAGGGTTCGCGAGAAGGCCGAAAGCGTGGCCTTGTTCCGTGGCGAGGCCAACGAGCAGCAACGCCTGCTGGAGCGTTTCGGCTATGTCTGGGGCAACTACCACCTGCTGATGAACTACACCAAGCGCCTGACCTTCTTTACCGCCGGCTACAGCCAGATCGCCATCGTTGCCGGCTTCGTGCTGGCGGCGCCGCGCTATTTCTCGGGCAAGATCCAGCTGGGCGACCTGATGCAGATCAACTCGGCCTTCGGCAACGTTCAGGAAAGTCTCAGCTGGTTCGTCGACGCCTACGTCAGCCTGGCATCCTGGCGCGCCATCTCCGATCGCCTGCTCACCTTCCGCGAAACCATGGCCGAACTGGGCCAGGAATCCGAAGTGCTGGTGCCGCGTACCGGCGACCAGGACCTGCTGCTGGAGAGCCTTACCCTGAGCGCCGCCGGCCGGCTGCTGCTACACCCCACCGATCTGCGCATCGCCCGTGGCGAGCACCTGCTGATCGAAGGCGCCTCGGGCAGCGGCAAGAGCACCCTGCTGCGCGCCCTGGCCGGACTCTGGCGGCAGGGGCAGGGCGATATCGCCGTGCCGGCCGGACGCCAGCTCTTCCTGCCACAGCAACCCTATCTGCCCATCGGCTCCCTGCGCGAGGCGCTGGCCTATCCGCAAGCCGCCGATGCCTACTCCGACGCACGTCTGACGGAGGTGTTGCAACTGTGCCGCCTGGAGCACCTTCTTGAGCATCTGGACGAAACCCGTCATTGGGAGCGGACCCTGTCGCCCGGCGAGCAGCAGCGGGTGGCCCTGGCGCGGGCGCTGCTCTATGCCCCCGAGTGGCTGTTCCTCGACGAGGCCAGCTCGGCGCTGAACGAGGCGGACGAGCGCCTTCTCTATGAGCGGCTGCTGGCCGAGAATCCTG